TGTCTCATGATGCGATAGATCCGCAATTTTATATTTTCCATAATAACTATAAGAAGTTTACGATTTTAACGGATACCGGATATGTGTCTGATCGTATGAAAGGTATGATACGTGGCAGCGATGCGTTTATTTTTGAGAGTAATCATGACGTCGATATGTTGAGAATGTGTCGTTATCCATGGAAGACGAAACAACGTATTTTAGGCGATATGGGACATGTATCTAATGAGGATGCAGGCCATGCGATGACGGATGTGATTACAGGCAACACGAAACGTATTTACTTATCACATTTATCACAAGATAATAATATGAAAGATTTGGCGCGTATGAGTGTTGGTCAAGTATTGAACGAACACGATATTGATACGGAAAAAGAAGTATTACTATGTGATACGGATAAAGCTATTCCAACGCCAATATATACAATATAAATGAGAGTCACCCTATAAAGTTCCGCATTGTTGTGAGACGACTTTATCGGGTGCTTTTTTATGTTGTTGGTGGAAAATGGCTGTTATTGGGTTGAACCGACTTGATTGAAATGTAAAAAATAATTCGATATTAAATGTAATTTATAAATAATTTACATAAAATCAAACATTTTAATATAAGGATTATGATAATATATTGGTGTATGACAGTTAATGGAGGGAACGAAATGAAAGCTTTATTACTTAAAACAAGTGTATGGCTCGTTTTGCTTTTTAGTGTGATGGGATTATGGCATGTCTCGAACGCGGCTGAGCAGCATACACCAATGAAAGCACATGCAGTAACAACGATAGACCAAGCAACAACAGATAAGCAACAAGTACCGCCAACAAAGGAAGCGGCTCATCATTATGGTGAAGAAGCGGCAACCCATGTATCAGCATCAGCGCAGGGAACAGCTGATGATACAAACAACAAAGTAACATCCAACGCACCATCTAACAAACCAACTACAGCAGTTTCAACAACAGGAAACGAAACGCGCGATGTAGATGCACAACAAGCCTCAACACAAAAACCAACTCACACAGCAACATTCAAATTATCAAATGCTAAAACAGCATCACTTTCACCACGAATGTTTGCTACCAATGTACCACAAACAACAACACATAAAATATTACATACAAATGATATCCATGGCCGACTAGCCGAAGAAAAAGGGCGTGTCATCGGTATGGCTAAATTAAAAACAGTAAAAGAACAAGAAAAGCCTGATTTAATGTTAGATGCAGGAGACGCCTTTCAAGGTTTACCACTTTCAAACCAGTCTAAAGGTGAAGAAATGGCTAAAGCAATGAATGCAGTAGGTTATGATGCTATGGCAGTCGGTAACCACGAATTTGACTTTGGATACGACCAGTTGAAAAAGTTAGAGGGTATGTTAGACTTCCCGATGCTAAGTACTAACATTTATAAAGATGGGAAACGCGCGTTTAAGCCTTCAACGATTGTAACGAAAAATGGTATTCGTTATGGAATTATTGGCGTAACGACACCAGAAACAAAGACGAAAACAAGACCTGAAGGCATTAAAGGTGTTGAATTTAGAGATCCATTACAAAGTGTGACAGCAGAGATGATGCGTATTTATAAAGACGTAGATACATTTGTTGTTATATCACATTTAGGTATTGATCCTTCAACACAAGAAACATGGCGTGGTGATTACTTAGTGAAACAATTAAGTCAAAATCCACAATTGAAGAAACGTATTACAGTCATTGATGGTCATTCACATACCGTACTTCAAAATGGTCAAATTTATAACAATGATGCATTAGCACAAACAGGTACAGCACTTGCGAATATCGGTAAGATTACATTTAATTACCGCAATGGAGAGGTATCAAATATTAAACCATCATTGATTAATGTTAAAGACGTTGAAAATGTAAAACCGAACAAAGCATTAGCTGAACAAATTAATCAAGCTGATCAAACATTTAGAGCACAAACAGCAGAGGTTATTATTCCAAATAATACGATTGATTTCAAAGGAGAAAGAGATGACGTTAGAACGCGTGAAACAAATTTAGGAAATGCGATTGCAGATGCTATGGAATCGTATGGCGTTAAGAATTTCTCTAAAAAGCCTGACTTTGCCGTGACAAATGGTGGAGGTATTCGTGCCTCTATTGCAAAAGGTAAGGTGACACGCTATGATTTAATCTCAGTATTACCATTTGGAAATACGATTGCGCAAATTGATGTAAAAGGTTCAGACGTCTGGATGGCTTTCGAACATAGTTTAGGTGCACCAACAACACAAAAAGACGGTAAGACAGTGTTAACAGCGAATGGCGGTTTATTACATATCTCTGATTCAATTCGTGTTTACTATGATATGAATAAACCGTCTGGCAAACGAATTAATGCTATTCAAATTTTAAATAAAGAGACAGGTAAGTTTGAAAATATTGATTTAAAACGCGTATATCATGTAACGATGAATGACTTCACAGCATCAGGTGGAGACGGATATAGTATGTTCGGCGGACCTAGAGAAGAAGGTATTTCATTAGATCAAGTACTAGCAAGTTATTTAAAAACAGCTAACTTAGCTAAGTATGATACGACAGAACCACAACGTATGTTATTAGGTAAACCAGCAGTAAGTGAACAACCAGCTAAAGGACAACAAGGTAGCAAAGGTAGTGAGTCTGGTAAAGATGCACAACCAATTGGTAAAGACAAAGTGATGAATCCAGCGAAACAACCAGCTTCAGGTAAAGTTGTGTTGTTACCAGCGCATAGAGGAACTGTTAGTAGCGGTACAGAAGGTTCTGGTCGCGCATTAGAAGGGACTACTGTATCAAGCAAGAGTGGGAAACAATTGGTTAGAATGTCAGGGCCTAAAGGTAGCGTGCATGATAAACAGTTACCAAAAACTGGAACTAATCAAAGTTCAAGCCCAGCAGCGATGTTTGTATTAGTAGCAGGTATAGGTTTAATCGCGACTGTACGACGTAGAAAAGCTAGCTAAAATATATTGAAAACAATACTACTGTATTTCTTAAATAAGAGGTACGGTAGTGTTTTTTTGGAAAAAAGCTATAAACGTTGATAAACATGGGATATAAAAACGGGGATAAGTAATAAGACATCAAGGTATTTATCCACAGAAATGGGGATAGTTATCCAGAATTGTGTACAATTTAAAGAGAAACACCCACAATGCCCACAGAGTTATCCACAAATACACAAGTTATACACTAAAAATTGGGCATAAATGTCTGGAAAATATCAAAAACTGCAAAAAATATTGGTATGATAAGAGGGAACAGTGTGAACAAGTTAATAACTTGTGGATAACTGGAAAGTTGATAACAATTTGGAGGACCAAACGACATGAAAATCACCATTTTAGCTGTAGGGAAACTAAAAGAGAAATATTGGAAGCAAGCCATAGCAGAATATGAAAAACGTTTAGGCCCATACACCAAGATAGACATCATAGAAGCTCCAGACGAAAAAGCACCAGAAAATATGAGCGACAAAGAAATTGAGCAAGTAAAAGAAAAAGAAGGCCAACGAATACTAGCCAAAATCAAACCACAATCAACAGTCATTACATTAGAGATACAAGGAAAGATGCTATCTTCCGAAGGATTGGCCCAAGAATTGAACCAACGCATGACCCAAGGCCAAAGCGACTTTGTATTCGTCATTGGCGGATCAAACGGCCTGCACAAAGACGTCTTACAACGCAGTAACTACGCACTATCATTCAGCAAAATGACATTTCCACATCAAATGATGCGGGTTGTGTTAATTGAGCAAGTGTACAGAGCATTTAAGATTATGCGTGGAGAAGCGTATCATAAGTAGAGGAAGTTTTTAATTTTTATAAAAAATATATAAATTAAAAGTTAGAACAGTTAGAAACAGAATTATTTGATTATGTAAATTGGTACAACAATTTTAGACCACATTCTTCATTACAGTATTTAACGCCAATGGCGTTTAAAGGTATACACATGAAAAGTGTCTAAAAAACTGTTGACATTCCACTCTATATTTGATTGTAGTTGTTTATAGATAGTAAGATCATTCATTATACATGGATTTTTGTGACACAATTCCAGACAAACTAATAAACTAATAAAATAAAAAAATAAAGGCGCGAAAACAGGAATTATTAAATAAAATATTAATTTAATAAGGGGAACAAATGAAAAATATAGATATCGCAATTTATGATATAGATAAAGTTATTTGTAAAAGTATTGAGAATAACTCATCAGATTTAGGTTATTTATCACAAAGTATCTTATCACATTTAAGAAACTACGTAGAACATATTGGTATGAAATATTATTTCGAAAGTGTAAATGAAGATATGACTAATAGTTCTTCAAATATCTATAATGAAATACAAATGGGAATAGATCATTTTAGGAAGCATTACAAATTGAATTGGCTTAAAAATTTTCATGAATTACTTCAGCAATCTGTTTCTCATTATACATTTGATGAAGATAGATCCGAACGGTTATTTATAAAGTATTATGACTTAATGTTAGAATTAAAAGAAAAGTTAAAGAAAGATTTTGAAATGGATTTATTGCAAAGTTTATATAAAGTACCGCTGAATATTGATAGTGATTTAAAAGGATATTATCATACAATATCTCAATTAATAGGTAATAAATACACTGATAATGAATATGAAGTAGATAATTCAAGGTATTATATTGAAAAAACAAAACCATTTGTTATTGAAAATAAAGTATATTATGAAATTACATTTAGAAATGCAAATGATAAAACTAGTAAATACGAAAGACTGATTGGTTATTCAAAATATAGAATAAACACAAATTATGCTGTAAAATTCGCATTAGAAAGGCAAACAATAAGTTATTTAGGGATTAAAGCTAACGTAATAATAATAAATGATTACGAAATATCTATAAGGCCTTGTGAATTTAATAATTTTGCTAAAATATTAGATTACGATTTAAAATTACAACCAAATCATAATGAATATAAAAAATTAATGAAATTGCTAAAAGAATTTAATTTACATTTACTTGATATTGTTTTGTTAGATGACGATGAATTTAATGAATTGGAGTGTTTAGTGAATAGCGAATCAGCAGTTATTAATATTTTTAATGTGTTGAGACTAGCAAGAAGATATATTTTAACAAATAAATCAGGCGCAAATGTTCTTAGGTATTTATTATTTGTTTTTAACAATAGGATAATTCGTTTACAGTTACCTTATATTAGCAATAAATGTTATAAATTATCTAACCTTATATTGGATTATAAATGTGTTCCATTTGATCAAATGCCATTTACAGCCTCTTTAAAAGGCCATAATCCTAATATCTATACTTTGTTACAATGTATAGAATACAAAGGGAGAGAATATGAATTATTAGTCAGGAAGATTCAAAAGAATACTTTGAAGAATAAGAAAGTTTATACAATCAAAGAAGAAATTGAGCAGTATGGTGTTGTAAACGAACTAATCGATAAATATAATAATAATTTGTATTATAAGCATCGACCGAATAGAGAAATACATTCATTTGGTGATAATTATTATTTATATGAAAATGAGCAGAGTATTATGAGTATAATAAAGTCAATTAAACTGTTGTCAAATGAAAGCGTAGAGGGCTATTCAAATTCAGTAGAGTTTTGGCTAAATAATGAATATACATCGTTGGATTGTAAAGAAAAGAAGGAAATACTCTTAAGAATGTTTTCAAATAGCAAAATATCGATGGTATACGGAGCTGCTGGAACAGGGAAATCAACTTTAATAAACCATATTTGCAATTTTTTCTATGATAAAGATGTTATCGTCATAGCAAATACTAATACTGCAGTAGACAATATTAAAAGAAAAATCAAATTATCTAACATTAAAACGTCTACTATTTCTAAATTTTTATATAATGATAAAGAAAAGTATGACTTGTTAATAATCGATGAGGCAGGTACAGTTAGTAATAAGGACATGAATCGAATTCTTGAAAACAAGCAATTTGAATTATTATTAATTGTCGGTGATAATTATCAAATCGAATCGATAGATTTTGGAAATTGGTTCGAAATTGCCAAAGATGTTTTGCCAAAAAATATAATCAACGAACTAACTAATATGTATCGAACTAAAAATGATGATTTACTTTACTTTTGGAAATCTGTTAGAGAAAAAAAGAGTAATTTAAATGAAATTATTAATATGAATAAATATTCTACAAGATTAGATGAAAGTATATTTAATGAATTCAATAAAGATGAAATTATTCTTTGTTTAAATTACGATGGTATATATGGTATCAATAACATTAATAGATTATTACAAGCAAATAATAAAAATGATTCTGTAATTTGGGGTGTGAAAGAATATAAAGTTGGTGATCCTATTCTATTTAATGAAACTAATAAGTACTCACCAATACTTTTTAATAATTTAAAAGGGTCAATAATTGAAATATATGTTTTTGAAGAATATATATTGTTTGATTTAGAAATAAATAAAGTTATAAATGAACTTGATATTATTTTGTTAGAAATTGATTTAATAAGTTCTTCTGAAAATAGTTCGGTGATTAGGATTAGAGTAGAAAAAAGTGATGGGTTGAATGATGATGATAATGATTCATCTGATAGTATAGTTCCTTTTCAAGTGAGTTATGCAATTTCAATACATAAAGCTCAAGGGTTAGAGTTTAATTCAGTAAAAATTGTTATATCTGATGATTTAGACGAACAAATCACTAACAATATTTTTTATACTGCAATTACACGAGCTAGAGAAAATTTAAAGATTTATTGGTCACCACGAACTGAAAAGAAAATTATTGATAATATAATTTCTAAAAGAAACTTGAAGGATCTTTCTATATTAAAATCTCGAATAAAAAAACAAAATGCTTAGAAATTTTCATACGACGCTTATATAGAACCATAAAAACGCGATTTACGGGACCATGTAAATCGCGTTTTTTTAGTACCATATAAATCGTTCGACTAGTACCAGTGATTTTATTTAATTTTTCTCAACGACTCTACTTCTAAAAATATTTTAAATGACTTTGATACAGCACGAATTAAAATCGCATAAGCGATGACTTTCCCACTTAATTTCTTATGCCATTCTACGGAAGTCATTTGAGAACAAAGTATTAATGATTTTTCACGGCTTCTTATTTCGAATACCTCCATGAGATACTATTGTTCTTGTTCAGTTGTATACGGCAATAAAAAATCATCATTTACTAAAATAAAAGCGATGTAACTTTTACCATTTCCGGTGACACCTTTTTAAACCGCCATTTACATAAATACTATCTTTAAATATAACTTGATTATTTGAAAGTATGTGAAAGTAAATTAAGGATTGGTACGTTTTGGTTAATTAAATATCTACCTAAATATTCCTCTAATTGACTTGTTGCATGTTCATTCAGCAAAACAGGAATAATCCATGCTGTATATAAATAATCATCTAGAAAATCTCTACATGTAGAATATTGTTTTTTTAATTCATTGTCTTTTATATACAATGAAGATAATATTTTTCCGGAACCTTTATCTTCATCCATCTTCTTAAATAAGTCACCTTCTTGATTTTTAACTAATTTATATTCATTACCCTTAAATTCATATTTGAAATGTGATTTTCCAACTACGCAAACCATGCCATCTTTTCTTTGAGTAACATAGATGTAATTTATTATTGGGTTATTTCCATTAGCCCTATTATTATTTGTTAATGTGTTACTTATATTAGACAATAAATCCTCAAAATATGTAATAATATATTCATCTAAGGGTTTATTGTTATTACTAATATTACAATTTTGTTTGATAGCATAAAAAGCTTCTAGGTTTAATTCAAATGGTTCCGCGCTAACGATTTTGCTATCTTTGTTGTCTATAATAAATTCGATTAGTAATTTCTTAATCATTTCGTGATGTTTTCTAGGCTTATTGTAATGACAGGTTTTATAAAGCTGTTTATTAATTGGGAATTTTCTAGGAATGTTAGGAAATATTCTAGATTTAGACAAGTAATATCCAAATAAGTAAGTTAACTAAAAAAGTTTCGTTCAATAAATAAAATAAAGATATAAAATAATTTTAATGATTATATAGACTTTGAAAAGTAAATCAACAACTTTGATTTAAATATAATTGATTATATTGAATATAATCAGGGTTCATAAAAAATTAGGTTCAGAAATTTTATAGGTTGTTAAATAAGGAAGTATGAGGGATTAAGTATAGAAGGAGAAAAATTCTATGGATTTAAATAAATTTGAAGAATTATATAAAGGTTATAAAGATGATGATGTCATAGAGCAATTTGCTATATATGTAGTAACAGATGAAGAGAAAATAATGAAGATTACAGATAAAAAGCTGACTAGTGAAGATAAACAGGTTTTTCAGAAAATAGCCACTTTGAGTTATCGATTTAATGTTGTAAAGGAAATGTATGATTACTATCTTTATGATTTTCAAATAATTAAAGATTACATTAAAAATAAAAGAAATCTAAATAATGAATTTAAATCTATTGACTTTATCAATTTATATTTCTTGCATATTTTATCTACTGCAAGAACATTTTATCAGTATACTGAGAATTTATTTAAGTCTATTGGTGAGAAAGAATTTAAGGAATGGAAAAATAATATATCAAATATTTATGACAATAATTTTTCTTATAGATTATGTTATCAAATGAGAAATTTTACACAACATCATGGTTTGGCAATTACGAATATTAAAGAAAAGTTAGTTGTAAATTGTAATGGTGAAGAAATAAACGACTATCAATTATTTATTGATCCATCTATATTACTAAATACTAACTATAATTGGAATAAGGCATTTAAGAGCGATTTAGAAAATTACAATGGATTAATTGATTTTTATCAACTAATAATAGATTATGATGAGTGTATAAAAAATATGCTTTTATATTCATTTATAGGGTTAATAAATAAGTATAGCACTGAATTAAATCAATTAATGTTGAAAGCTATGGAAATAGAAGGAGAACCGGGTATACCTTTTTTAAGAAAAGCTAAAAAGAAAGAATTAAGGGAATCTTATGGAAATATTGGATTCACAGAATTAAAAGGAAGTAAGACAATAATTGATGTATTTAATATGATGTACGACTTAGATACTTAACTCGGTAAATTTAGTTAAAAGATTTAAAAACCGCATCACTATATGATACGCAGTGGCGTATCATAAGTAGGGGGGATTTTGAACTTTTGGACTTATCATAAAGTATGACGTATATGTAAGTGCTTATTATGATTTAATCAGATTCTTCAAATTAAATAATAACAAAAGTAAAGGGTACTTAGCGACATAGGAAATTATTAATTTTGAATAGCAGATGTCAATAGCGGTTTAAAAATGCTGTTTTATGGCGACTTGAAAATGTCGTTTTGAGCGGGTCAAGATGGTCGTGCTTTTAATGCGCTTTTACTTTTATTTATTCTAATGTTTACGTTCTTCATAGCAATTTTTATTTTAGGTAAATCTGAAAGAGTAGCAACTTTAAAATTTGCATTTATATCTAAAAATAATTTTAAAATAGACATGTTTAAACAATCAAAAGTGTGCATTGCTAAATCATCATTTTCAAAAGTTTATGGGTAGAACAATTATATGTAAACATAGTTATTTAAGTTTTGAAAAAGTAGGACTTAATTATCGCAATATTTGGTCTATATAAATGAAATACGATTTAAGTGAAGAAATAATACTTTGATATCTACAGGATTAATAGAAGTGATCAGTCGT
This is a stretch of genomic DNA from Staphylococcus roterodami. It encodes these proteins:
- a CDS encoding ATP-dependent RecD-like DNA helicase; translated protein: MKNIDIAIYDIDKVICKSIENNSSDLGYLSQSILSHLRNYVEHIGMKYYFESVNEDMTNSSSNIYNEIQMGIDHFRKHYKLNWLKNFHELLQQSVSHYTFDEDRSERLFIKYYDLMLELKEKLKKDFEMDLLQSLYKVPLNIDSDLKGYYHTISQLIGNKYTDNEYEVDNSRYYIEKTKPFVIENKVYYEITFRNANDKTSKYERLIGYSKYRINTNYAVKFALERQTISYLGIKANVIIINDYEISIRPCEFNNFAKILDYDLKLQPNHNEYKKLMKLLKEFNLHLLDIVLLDDDEFNELECLVNSESAVINIFNVLRLARRYILTNKSGANVLRYLLFVFNNRIIRLQLPYISNKCYKLSNLILDYKCVPFDQMPFTASLKGHNPNIYTLLQCIEYKGREYELLVRKIQKNTLKNKKVYTIKEEIEQYGVVNELIDKYNNNLYYKHRPNREIHSFGDNYYLYENEQSIMSIIKSIKLLSNESVEGYSNSVEFWLNNEYTSLDCKEKKEILLRMFSNSKISMVYGAAGTGKSTLINHICNFFYDKDVIVIANTNTAVDNIKRKIKLSNIKTSTISKFLYNDKEKYDLLIIDEAGTVSNKDMNRILENKQFELLLIVGDNYQIESIDFGNWFEIAKDVLPKNIINELTNMYRTKNDDLLYFWKSVREKKSNLNEIINMNKYSTRLDESIFNEFNKDEIILCLNYDGIYGINNINRLLQANNKNDSVIWGVKEYKVGDPILFNETNKYSPILFNNLKGSIIEIYVFEEYILFDLEINKVINELDIILLEIDLISSSENSSVIRIRVEKSDGLNDDDNDSSDSIVPFQVSYAISIHKAQGLEFNSVKIVISDDLDEQITNNIFYTAITRARENLKIYWSPRTEKKIIDNIISKRNLKDLSILKSRIKKQNA
- the adsA gene encoding LPXTG-anchored adenosine synthase AdsA, which produces MKALLLKTSVWLVLLFSVMGLWHVSNAAEQHTPMKAHAVTTIDQATTDKQQVPPTKEAAHHYGEEAATHVSASAQGTADDTNNKVTSNAPSNKPTTAVSTTGNETRDVDAQQASTQKPTHTATFKLSNAKTASLSPRMFATNVPQTTTHKILHTNDIHGRLAEEKGRVIGMAKLKTVKEQEKPDLMLDAGDAFQGLPLSNQSKGEEMAKAMNAVGYDAMAVGNHEFDFGYDQLKKLEGMLDFPMLSTNIYKDGKRAFKPSTIVTKNGIRYGIIGVTTPETKTKTRPEGIKGVEFRDPLQSVTAEMMRIYKDVDTFVVISHLGIDPSTQETWRGDYLVKQLSQNPQLKKRITVIDGHSHTVLQNGQIYNNDALAQTGTALANIGKITFNYRNGEVSNIKPSLINVKDVENVKPNKALAEQINQADQTFRAQTAEVIIPNNTIDFKGERDDVRTRETNLGNAIADAMESYGVKNFSKKPDFAVTNGGGIRASIAKGKVTRYDLISVLPFGNTIAQIDVKGSDVWMAFEHSLGAPTTQKDGKTVLTANGGLLHISDSIRVYYDMNKPSGKRINAIQILNKETGKFENIDLKRVYHVTMNDFTASGGDGYSMFGGPREEGISLDQVLASYLKTANLAKYDTTEPQRMLLGKPAVSEQPAKGQQGSKGSESGKDAQPIGKDKVMNPAKQPASGKVVLLPAHRGTVSSGTEGSGRALEGTTVSSKSGKQLVRMSGPKGSVHDKQLPKTGTNQSSSPAAMFVLVAGIGLIATVRRRKAS
- a CDS encoding MBL fold metallo-hydrolase; protein product: MSRLIRMSVLASGSTGNATFVENEKGSLLVDVGLTGKKMEELFSQIDRNIQDLNGILVTHEHIDHIKGLGVLARKYQLPIYANEKTWQAIEKKDSRIPMDQKFIFNPYETKSIAGFDVESFNVSHDAIDPQFYIFHNNYKKFTILTDTGYVSDRMKGMIRGSDAFIFESNHDVDMLRMCRYPWKTKQRILGDMGHVSNEDAGHAMTDVITGNTKRIYLSHLSQDNNMKDLARMSVGQVLNEHDIDTEKEVLLCDTDKAIPTPIYTI
- the rlmH gene encoding 23S rRNA (pseudouridine(1915)-N(3))-methyltransferase RlmH; this translates as MKITILAVGKLKEKYWKQAIAEYEKRLGPYTKIDIIEAPDEKAPENMSDKEIEQVKEKEGQRILAKIKPQSTVITLEIQGKMLSSEGLAQELNQRMTQGQSDFVFVIGGSNGLHKDVLQRSNYALSFSKMTFPHQMMRVVLIEQVYRAFKIMRGEAYHK